Genomic segment of Benincasa hispida cultivar B227 chromosome 1, ASM972705v1, whole genome shotgun sequence:
gattgtgcagatttgacggttcgattgcataacaaaaggaataatatccctccatatTTGTGAGAATTTTCTATAacaaaagtggggaccacaagactggagtcaaagatcttcacctataaatacccgcAATAGAATTCACAGAAAAGAGGATGGCTATTGGATATGAGGGCGAATTGATATTAGGGAATcattgagagaaaggctgagctgagtgttaaactgaagaaatctgggaagaaaaagagacaagcgccgagaggtgagtctcagtgtaatctgccagatccccacCGTGGAAGTGCCATACTCAGATTCCTGTCTACCGGTCATGCAGCacagcctgagagggaagctcatccttccacacgaTCCATCTATTCCGACaaacaaatctccatccaaatcggtgcCGAACGTTGGCACTTGATTGTATTGTTTTTCTATCTCTTTCCATCATTGTATTTTATCTTCTTTACCccttcattcacacatcatgtatcagacgctaaatagatatattgaatgtctttaccacttctctatctattttcgtTCTCTACCGTTTATCCTGCTTTCTTCATTGAGAAGTGTTCTTAATCCCGGTGTAGTTTAGATAGAAattaaacaagtacttaatcaGAGTTAAAAGAGATAATTGCGTTTagtaaggcatgctagacgacatctttacctgtaagagcagaagtgaagattaTTCTGATCtggtcgagagaaggttagaagaatgcattaactaaagcgagtagtacttccagagatggaagcaaccttgcgttcattacattagtcctgtttcaccacagagatgtgggacacgcagccgatcaccgagaggtttACCCTAGAAAAAATGGAATCGTGTTTAtcactttaacgcaattaaagaacttgcgatgtttatactagttatcttttcttttgcttcgtacataagaatTGCCATCGCATTACATGATTGTGtaaatcttcacagccagcttGAACCAAGTAACTTGTAAACCTAGAAAAGCCCATATTCTTTATACCATCTgagcttaggtttactgcactttattttattatcatattTTTACTGCTtccctttactttatcgcaatttctATATACTTGTCACAAACTATTActtattattaaattgaaaaaacctggtcacatgtatcataaactaacgcaataacctcaaaatagtccctgtgttcaacctcagatcacactgagaaacttgcggtggaattatacttggttccaacgcatagcatactacaagaacatctattactaacacatatctagaagtaatATTGCATGAATTAAGTAAAGTCATATCATCACATACATATTGCATTCAAATGCAAGTCAAcatttacatctcacctaaatgccataggtgacacgacggtcaatcctgagtgtttttgggaactccttcctttgagggcagtcctttgagtagtatgggtgagaatggccagattgccaactcaacatgcctactttttggggactttactgatttgggagctgggaactcaattacacaagatggatttcactacattccccgaagtaggggataagtagatagattgctccttaagggctggatccggggcttgaacatagtggcacaacttctctttggaagagagctcagtcatagtaagactatgacttatgttcttagaggattcagtgggtacttaaggagttagatgtaactattggGACATAACAGTTATTTggcgagttgtacttacgagcgatctgtgaagggttgtcgcactattgattggttaagatgaacacataaatatattgtggtaaagagagttagttgttggtctttagtggagtgcctatcAGTTAacaatggtggatcccgtgactaaagagtttcagtcagttattcacgtaccgttggagcttcgagctacaggtccataaggtcccttggtagctcaatggattcaagttaagatcAGTTCTTgttgtttatttgaaatgttcaaattgacaagaggtaattcgattatatatgatatgatcggtatggtgtatgaaatacatcaagtggaggattaatgtaaatgagatttatattaagtgccatggaatataaaaagagctatggtttatatgtttcatgagatgaaatattaaaactataggttataaatatattatggttagttatcatttatatttataataatattaattattggataattatctctttttctctaataaccaattgagtgagaggttattggtggtttcatggtaatggagaagaagaaaagaaataatatttgaaaaaaatgtgaTTTTGAGATTTCTGATCTCGGAAAGTTCTCACGGACAAGTTGTCGAGTAAATTAGATTATTAAGCaacagcttggagttagctaaacgatcatgaagtgttcttacacgatagacactcagctagttaatgagctaaatgatcgcatagcttttactagatgatcgcataacttttcctaaatgattgggcatcgacctatacgataggttgttccatctcccacttgcccaatcgtttacacgattgtggttcCACCCATTTTCTACCTCAagccaagtccacacagagcccaccctctggattctcacaccgagaataccaaggtaaccttcttggtggtgtcatacttaactcgacacagtcaaggttctgtggaggccattcgcggtgtttggggtgttcgtgaccttggtgatcgcttagttcgagtgcgcggtgttcgtgcagtATAGCGGACATGTTGGACGAATGTTCTTGTGTTGTTATGTTGCTGTAATCGAGCGTTTGTGATCAAACAACTTGAAAATGAGTCTGCAaaggtttgttgattcttccattgatctgtagtaaagcatgttgtaatttctattttattcataatcgttgtttctgtttgtgattgtaattgtaaagttcatatatgattgaaatttagAAAGATCCTtgcgctgctcatggaaatcctcatgtttgatttccttcatatccaataaacatggTTGAACACAAAGAATTTAGAAAGTTGATGAGTGGTGTTCAGCCGTTGTTTAAGATGATTTCAAGAATCACGATGATGagagatataataaaaatttatgaagaagagagaattaaaacaATGAAAGTTTTGTAAAACAATAGAAGTAGGGTTGCTCTCACTATGGACATGTGGACTGCGTCTAGCTAGAATAAGGGATACATGACAATCACTGcacattttattgatgattcttGGGTCCTGCAAAGCAGATTTTTAAGGTAATTTAAATCTTTTATGTTGTTATgtatttttttgttcatttggtAGTTTTCATTTTAACATATTATTACATAATACTACTATACTTGGTTTGTACACGTGCCACTAGGAGTGATCATCGGTCGATCGGGGTCGGTTTTTTTACCAGACTGATGCCTAACCGAGAAGAATCTATTCTGAATCTGACCAAACCAGTCCGACTGTCGACTGAGCAGAAACACAACCGGTTGACCGTTCGGTCAGTTGATCGGTTTGGTCGACCGGTTTgctgttttcctttttttttcttttcttaaataatattcttagaaaaattgctatatttaataattaattatttacatttaccaCTTAGTAGTTAGTACTATTTGCTATTAGGTAAAAGTTATACTTAGTTATAAATCATTATCGTTATAAATAGCAATTCttaaatacaaattaaattaactatcaaaagttaactatttgttaacttcctttttcttccttatCAATAATGTTTAGTTTTCTCTATTAATTTGTGATTGTGATTCAGAATTCAATATACCATTTCACATTTTAATACTTATGGTTATGGAATAGaggtattaaaaataaaatattgatatgatttgatttgacaacccttaatatttaataattaacatgTCCATTTTTTGGGATTGTGTTCGCTTCGCTTAATTGCTTAAAGAAGTAcataatacatatatatttgaaaataaaactaatatGAGTGTCGAGAGTGTACGTCACAAatagtatcaaatacaatgAAAACACAAATAGTACGTCACATCACAAATGTCACATGACACACaatcaaattagaaattacAATATAAAGTCAAATACAACCAAATTACAATAAAACACAAATAGTAGTACGTCAAAAATAGTCAAATACAACCAAAATCACTGCTATAAATGATAAATGCTTAATCGATAAGTGACAACTTTGCAAAATCTATAAGGCCTTGAATCTCTTTTTCATTATCCATAACCGCTCTAAATCCTATATAATTAAgattaagaagagaaagaacacctcattaagattttaaactaacaagttacaactacaaaatacaaatgaaTAAAGTTTAAAGTTAAACAATTGAATAAATACCTTCTTCAAAAAATGAAGCTTCTTCCAAGTCATGCTGAACTTCAAGATCTATTGGACCAGAATGTAGCCAAATTTGAGTACAAATGAGAGCCTCCACTGTTTTTGGAGCCAATGAACAATGTGATGAATCAAAAACACGTCCTCCTGAACTAAAAACTAACTTATATGCTACAGTAGATATTGGAATTGCCAAAATATCTCTAGCCATACGACTAGGAACCTCAAACTGATGACTGTTCATCTTCCACCACTGAAGTATGTTAAAATCACCTTCATTCTTAACATTGGCTTCtaacaaataaatatcaatctcTGACCCCTGTTTGAAAGGTGTAGTCTCATCGCCTTCAAAATCAATACCAATTGTATCATAGACAAAGTCTTCACCCACCTTTTCAGTTGGATCACAATCAATAATGGTCTCCGAGGCTGAGACAATTGGTGTATTAATAGTAGTAGTACTCCCACTACCACTCTGATTACTGTACTCATGAAAGAGACGTCTACAACATTGCTCCACTACATTTTCCATAGATTTGGCAACCTCTGGCCCAAAAAAATTCAAGACAAAAAAATACAAACCTTAACTTTTTTCGAGGATCTAGCACAATAGCAACATACAacaatagattatttttttcattgttcccCCAATACTTCTCAAATTTGGCCTTGTGCTATTGGCCATTCCAACTAGCATTGCATTTGCACTACCAGCATTCAAACGTATACAATTCTAAACCACTGTAATCTGATGAAAAACCATATTCAAAGTGGTGTACAAAGAGCCTGAAATTTTCAATGTCACATCATAAAAGACTTTTATAAACCTAATCAACATCTTAGCATTTTTCCAATCTTCCTTATTTGGTGACAAATCGTGTCTATAAGAagcatcttcatcttctaatcTATCAAAAGCCTTTTCAAACTTCACAACTGCTTCAAGCATCAAATATGTGGAGTTCCATCTAGTGGGAACTTCAAGACACACAAAACTCTTACaagaaattttttcaatttcaatgcactttttaaatttcaaaaaacgtGTAGAAGAAGATCTTATAAATCGTACAACATATCGAATCCTATTAATGCAATCATTATGTTCCTTAAAAGCATCACATACtataagatttaatatatgagCACAACAACGAACATGCAGAAATTCTCCACCAAACAATAATCCCTTATTGAATCTTCTCAGAAGATAAGCAATGGCAATGTCATTCGAACTTGCATTATCAACCGTCAAAGTTATTTCCCTTTCAATGCCCCAATCCTTCAAATTCCTTTCAACAGTTTTACGAATAGTATCACCTTTATGATTCTCAATTGGACAAAAACTAAGTATCCTTTTATGTAAACTCCAATCAAAATCTATGAAATGGGCAGTTAGTaccatgtaatttatattttgtgttgggttttatgtcctaaaacttatgGTATGTAAATAATGGAACTTATTTTGAtaattcaataaggtgttattgaatagaaatccaataaacttgaaagtcccttgactattggatgagtacttgaactttatatggagacataaaggtggatcaagttcgagtaaatagtcaaaatgatctatagtatatgaataagattgggtaccttattctggtaacactattggatgcgacctgctttgtagttgttacaaggagttgtaaagtgctacaaacgaagtgatcctaattcattcatgttaggacatgaggagtggaggtgtacaagatcagaccacgaaatcagtcactcttactttataacgttatttattatttaagactgactatttcaaagtgatgacctagatagcttgaccttaattctgaactaactatgaactcctgtttatttggaatcatccttagattttcataggtgggggttgactcaacaacaccggctcaataaacctcccattttaggggtaagactagatagataactggggacatagggtgcaagatggaattcactcctacccgcttttagggatagtagagaggttgttctcttaaatgctgATTTTGGGTATTGAATAAGGGACTctgccctctcattggcctgagagggactcgattttgttgattggatcacaaaacaaatgttcattaggggatcagtggggacttaagaaacaaaagacaatttcgagggtaaaacagagatttgacccagccgttattacgaataacctgtgaagggttaatggttatatcgagtggacatactatatctacagtgagggcatttcaactatgggctttagtggagtgacccattagttaaaaaatgaggggttagatcggtctaatgagtttagccgattaatctcgaatcgttggagcctatgatctataggtccacgaggtccccctactagctcggaaatagATTAGCTCtaaagtagcgtgataagttaatttgaaatgttcaaattagaatcaaacgaaattggagaatatatatttaaatatgatttaaatatttgaagatggatttgtgtaaaattaatttaatattggatattaaattaattagaattatttaaattgtttaaataattatttattaattttattagaaaattaatctgtgaaattaatttgtacaattaataaattttgattttagaaataaaatatgattttaaaatcaattttagattttgaaaatagaaaattacacaaaaaaggaaaaatgagatttttcatcttcatctttaaAGTAGCTTACAAAGAACCCATTATCTTCAACCTTCAATTACTCgaagcatgagctacatctcatgcagcaaatttcatgatagtctgcaatatattgaagagattggagtgaagttaAAAGTGATGCaaccgattgaatttttctgaaaattcgGGTAGAATAAAGTGTTCTTCATTTTGGGTTGCTACagtgagcattctccaagttc
This window contains:
- the LOC120076128 gene encoding zinc finger BED domain-containing protein RICESLEEPER 2-like, producing the protein MVLTAHFIDFDWSLHKRILSFCPIENHKGDTIRKTVERNLKDWGIEREITLTVDNASSNDIAIAYLLRRFNKGLLFGGEFLHVRCCAHILNLIVCDAFKEHNDCINRIRYVVRFIRSSSTRFLKFKKCIEIEKISCKSFVCLEVPTRWNSTYLMLEAVVKFEKAFDRLEDEDASYRHDLSPNKEDWKNAKMLISANAMLVGMANSTRPNLRKVAKSMENVVEQCCRRLFHEYSNQSGSGSTTTINTPIVSASETIIDCDPTEKVGEDFVYDTIGIDFEGDETTPFKQGSEIDIYLLEANVKNEGDFNILQWWKMNSHQFEVPSRMARDILAIPISTVAYKLVFSSGGRVFDSSHCSLAPKTVEALICTQIWLHSGPIDLEVQHDLEEASFFEEGFRAVMDNEKEIQGLIDFAKLSLID